TGGGGCCGATGAGCGCCGTGATCCTCCCGCGCTCTATCTCGCCGCTGATGCCGTCGATTATTTTTTTCGCGCCGTAACCGGCGCAGAGTCCGCGGAAGGTGTAGAGGCTCACGCGCCGCGCCTCCGGCTCATCAGTATCCAACAGAAGAAGGGGCCGCCGATGAGCGCCGTAATGACGCCCACGGGGAGTTCTCCGAGCCTCTGGGCCGCGCCGTCCGCGAGCGCGAGCAGCAGCCCGCCGCCGAGGAAGCTGAAGATGAGCAGCGGCCTCGTCGCGGGCCCCGTGAGGGAGCGCATGAGGTGCGGGACGACGAGGCCGACGAAGCCGATGATCCCGAAGAAGCTGACGGCGGCGGCGGTGGCGAGCGACGAAACGGCGAGCAGCAGCGCGCGCAGCTTTTTTTCGTCGATGCCGAGCAGCGCCCCCTGTCCCTCGGAGAGCGAGACGGCGTCGATCTGGCGCGCGTAGATAAAGGCGGGGACGAACAGGATGAAGGCCGCGCCCCAGACCGAGAGGGCGGCAAGCGGGGAGGCCCCCGAGAGGCTGCCCATGAGCCAAAGGACGATGGCGCTGAGACGGTCGTCGGCGATCGCTTTGAGGAAGGTGACTCCCGCGGAGAGTATCGCGTTCGTGATGATGCCCGCGAGGACGATATAGGCCGCGCCGCCTCCGCTGCGCGCCGCGATGGCGCTTACGAGCCAAAGAGAGGCCAGCGCTCCCGCGAAGGCCAGCGGCGTCACCGCGAACGAACCGAAGAAAAAGCCGAGAGCGCCGCCGAAGGCCGCGCCCGCCGCGATCCCGAGCGTGTATGGTTCGGCGAGCGGGTTCGTCAGCAGCCCCTGCAGGACGGCGCCCGCCACCGCGAGCAGCCCGCCCGTTCCGACGGCGGCGAGAAAGCGCGGCAGCCGGACGCTGCGGACGACGAGAGCCTCGGGCGAGGCGCGCGAGGCTTCGTCTAAAAACGGATTCAAAAGCGCCGCGACGCGGGCGGCGGGAATATCCCACTCGCCCGCGCCGAGCCGCCATAGCGCGGCGATGAGCAAGAGCAGGGAGAGCAGCGCCGCGAGGCGCAGCCGTTTGACGAAAAGCCGCCGCCTATGCTCCGAGAGTTCCGCCGCGCCGGTCATCCTTATTTCATCATATCCTTGATCTTGGAGACGTATACGCGGGCCATATCCGCGTCTTCGCCGAGTCCGACGAGGAAGGTCCTGACGTCCTTGTATCCGGCCGCTTTAAGCTGGCTGTACCATGATTCGGGATCGTCCTTGTCGGCGAGGTCGTTGTTCGCGTGATCGCCGGCGACGATCATCAGCGGCGAGAGGACGAGCGTCTTCACGCTCTTGTCATGCTTGAGGCGCGCGATCACGTCCTCGATCATCGGAGCCGCCTCGACCGTGCCGAGGGCGAAGCGTCCGGGGGCCTTCTTATCGAGCGAGAGCTGGAGCTGGCTGTACATCGCGTTTGCCGCGTGGTGCGGCGTGCCGTGGCCCATGAGGACGATCACGGTGTTCTTCTTCGCGAGATCCTTCGCGAAACGCTTGATGAGGATGTCGGCCATCAGGTCGCAGTCGGCGGCTGACGAGAGGTAGGGGCTGCCGAGCTTCAAGTCTCTGAATTCATACTTGCCCTTTACCGCGGCAAAGCCGTTCACGAGGCCCGCGATGTCGTCATATTCTTCGCCGGGGATGATGTGCATCGGCATCACATAGACATGGGTGAAGCCTTCGTCGTTCATCTGCGCGAGAGCGGAGGTCGGCGTCGGGATATTGAGGTTCTGTTCCTTCGCGATCTTCCGGCGGATGATGTTCGACGTGTAGGCGAGGCGCACCTCCGTGTCGGGGAATGCCTTTTTCGTCGAGTCGACGAGGTTGTCGATCGCCTTTTTCGCCTCCGGCATCGAGGTGCCGAAGGCGACGACGAGGATGCCCTTCTTGTCGGGCTTGTCCTTCGGGGCCGCGGCGAAGGCCGTGCCGGACATTACCAGTGTGAGCATTACGAGAGCTATTACAAACGATTTCATGAGAAATATTTCCATCCTTTCGATCATCGCCAATCCAGAAAAATTCTGGGTCCAATAAAAAATGACCCGGAAGCGATCCTCCGAGTCATTACCCTGTCAGCTTATGGCAAGCTGTAACAAATGCCGCGAAGACGTTTGCCCGCGCAAACAGACCCCCTTCCCTAAACCTTTCCTCAGCAGATTTCCTGACTTCCCTTCATCCTGACAGCGCGCCTTCCCGGAAAAATTCCAGTGGCTTCTTTGCGCTTTCGTCCGAGCTACAGTGGCGGGGCCGCACCGGCATTGGAAAGATCCGCACCGGTTTCCCTTACTGAGAAAGATAATATTCGATTTTCGGTCATTATAGCAGATGGCCGCCGTGTGCGACAGGTAGTTTTTGTGCCGCCGGGGCAATTTAATCCTCCTGCGCAAAGAGAAAATCAGGGGCCGTGCTCCATAACGCCGCCGAACCGTCCGTCTTAAAGTCAAGGACGTACATGCCGCCGTTCGGTATCCGCCACTCGCCGTGCGGGATATTCCTGTCGGCGAAGCGGTGCAGGAGCGCGCGCATCACGTTGCCGTGCATCGTGCCGGCCGCCGTTGAAACTCCCGCCGCGCGGCAGCGCGAAAGCAGCGCCTCGAAGCCGGCGCAGACGCGCTCCGTGAAACCGTTGAAGCTCTCGCCGCCCTCTACCGGCCTGTCCGGGGCCGCGAGCCAGGCGGTGTAGTTCGGATCGTCGTCGAGGTTTGTGTAGGGCCTGCCCTCAAGGACGCCGAGCGAACATTCGGAGAGAGCGGCGGGAAGATAATCGGCCTCGCGTCCGTAGATCAGCTCAAGCGACTGCGTGCAGCGGGCGAGCGGCGATGAAAAGTATAACTCCGCGCGCGGATATGCGAAACGCGCGCATATCGCCCGCTGTTCGGCGACGCCGCGCGGCGAGAGGGGGACATCGCGCTGTCCCGTCCAGACGTTCTCCGCGTTCGCGAGAGACAGCGCGTGGCGGATGAGACAGATCCTCACCGGTAGTCCCTCAGCGCGTCGGTCAGCAGGTCGTCTTCCTCTCTCGTCCGTGCCGCGATGCGCACGAACTTTCCCTCAAGTCCGGGAAAATTTCTCGTGTGGCGCACGACGAGGGCGCGTTCGAGCAAAAAGCGGATGAGCTTCTCGTCGTTATCCGTCCGCGCCAGAAAATAGTTGACGCAGGTCGGCAGCGTCGCGAAGCCCGCGCCGTTTACCGCGGAGATGAGCCGCGGCATCTCCGCCGCGTAATAATCCCGCGTGCGGCGCAGAAGAGCGTCGTCCGCGAGGAAGAAAAGCGCCGCCTGCTGCGCGAGGCCGCTGACGCTCCAGCTCGGCTGCCGTTTTTTCAGCCTCTCCGTCACCGAGGCGTCGGCGAGGATATAGCCGATGCGCGCGCCGCAGAGGTTGTAGGTCTTGGTGAGCGAGCGCAGCCGTATGACGTTGGGGTGGGGCCGGTATGGGAGCGGCTCCTCTTCGGTCCAGATAAAATCGCGGTAGGCTTCGTCGACGATGAAGAGCGTCCGCGGATGGCTGGCCGCGATCTCGTCAAGTTCGGCGTCCGGTATGAAGCTCCCCGTCGGGTTGCAGGGATTGCAGAGCCAGACAGATCCCCCTTGCGGCAGCTTTGCGGCGCGGAGGTCAAAGATGTTGCAGGGGGCCGCGCCAAAATTTTCAAGCGCGCGCAGATACTCGCCGTAAGTTGGCTGGAGAATAAGATTCTTCCTATCCTTTTCATAAGAGGCGATAAGATAGATCGATTCGTTGGAGCCGCTTGTCACGAGGATATCTTCCGGCGCGGCCCCCGTCGTCTTTGAAAGAAACGCGCGCAGCGCGGCACAGTCGTCGTCGGGATAATCTTCGAGCGCCGCGCGCAGGTCGGGCGAAAAGCCCCCGCGCTGCGCCACCGCGTTCGTGTTGGTGCTGAAATCGAAGACCCTCTCCGGCATCGGGATGCCGAACTGTTGATATAATTTTTCGGGATTTGCGCCGTGCGGCCGGAATTCCATCGTCAAACAAACCTTTCTGTCGCAAAGATCAGCACGGCGCAGAGCGCCGCGGAAACATCCATAATGTAGTGAGCCCGCAGGATGTCGTTCGGTTCCGGTTCGCGCAGATCGTCGCCGAGCGTCGGACGCGCCTCCCATTCGCCGCCGTAAAAGGCGCCGCCGCCGAGGCGGATGCCGAGCAATCCCGCGAAGACGCTCTCGCCGTGGGCGCTGTTCGGGCTCTTATGGTTCAGCCTGTCGCGCAGGAAGACGCGCCAGGCGCGGCGGTAATCCATATTGGCGAGCGCTCCCGCGCCGACGGCGATCAGCGCGCCGAGGCGCGCGGGGATGAAGTTCAGGAGGTCGTCGAGCTTCGCCGCCGCCCAGCCGAAATCACGATACCGTTCGTCGTCGTAGCCGACCATCGAATCCATCGTGGAGGCCGCCTTGAAGAGCCAGGCGAATATCGCGGCATGTCCGAAGAAGGAGCCGACCGTCATCCAGAAGAGCACGGAGACGACTCCGTCGATATAGCTCTCGGCGATGGTCTCCACCGCCGCGCGCGTGACGCCCGCCGCGTCAAGCCGTTCCGTGTCGCGCCCGACGATGCGTCCGACCTGCCTGCGCGCGCGTTCGAGATCGCCCGCCGCGAGCGCGCGCGCCACCGGCAGCGACTCGTCCTTGAGCGACTTGAAGGCGATCGCCGCGTATAACAGATATATGAGGAAAGCTGTCTGCGCCCATTTGCCGATCAGCCCCGTGACGATCATTCCCGCCGCGACGGCGGCGGCGACGGTGAAAAGCACCGCCGCGCAGAAAATTACGCCGCGGCGCTTTCCGTCGGAGGGCGAATAAAAAATTTTTTCATAGAAGGTTATCAGCCGTCCCACCAATACCACGGGATGCGTCGGCCATTTGGGGTCCCCAAAAAGGGCGTCCAGCAAAAGTGCCGCCAAAATCTGCATAGCTATTCCTCCCGGTTCGCGACGCTTCAAGCGCCGCATTTTGATATTCTACAGCCAATATTACAACACGGGGATAAAATTTTTGCAAAAGCGCCTCCGGCGGAATAACGGTAAAAAACGACGAAGTATTGCGAATTTGATTTTATATGTGGCGAAAATAAAAAATGGTGGTATAGTTTTTCCCATGATTATAGACTTTCACACTCACGTTTTTCCCCATAAGATCGCCGATGCGGCGATGACGAAGCTTCAGCATCAGTGCGGCGTTCCCTATTACGCCCCGGCCACGGCGGAATCTCTTGTCAAGACGATGGACGCGTGCGGCGTGGACAAAAGCGTCGTGCTCAATATCGTGACGAAGGAGACCCAACATGAAGACGTCCTCTCTTTTGCAAAGGAGATCGATTCGGAGAGGCTGATATCTTTCGGTTCTGTGATGCCCGGCTCGGAATACGCCCTTGAATATGTCTGGAAGATCTCCGACGAGGGACTTAAGGGCATGAAGCTGCATCCGCCGCTGCAGCGCATCGACGTGGACGATAAGAGGCTTTTTCCCGTTTACGACCTGGCGCGCGCGCTCAACCTCGTCGTGATATTCCATGCGGGGTGGGACGCGACATACCGTGATGAGATGCGGGCCTCGGTCGAAATGACGATCAACGTCGTGAACAACTTTCCCGGACTGAAGCTCGTCGCCGCGCACATGGGCGGACTGCGCATCGCGCGCGACGTATTCGACCGCCTCGCGGGAAAATACGAGCTTTACTTTGACACGGCCTACGCCGCCGATCCCTGGCTCGATAAAGGGATGTTCCGCGACATCATCCGCCGCCACGGCGCTGAGCATATCCTTCTGGGCAGCGACTATCCCTGGCATCTGCCCTCGATGGAGATCGATCTGATAAAGAGCCTCGATATCGGCGAAGAGGAAAAGAAGATGATCCTTGGAGAGAACGCCGCCAGACTGCTGGGGCTGTAGGCACAAAACAGGCGGAGCCCGGTTTATCCGCTGTCAGCCTATTGAAACTCCCGCCCCGCAAGGGGCGGCCTTTCGCCTTACTTCCCCGCCAAAATCTGTTCCGCGAGCTCCCTTACGGCTGCCTTGATGTTGAATTCGCCGCCGTTTGCGCCGACGCAGCCGGGACAGCCGCCGCGGCAGCCGCAGGAGTTCATCACGCCGAGCGCCGTTTTGACGAGCTCGTTCTTTATCTCGAAG
The window above is part of the Cloacibacillus evryensis DSM 19522 genome. Proteins encoded here:
- a CDS encoding FecCD family ABC transporter permease, with the protein product MTGAAELSEHRRRLFVKRLRLAALLSLLLLIAALWRLGAGEWDIPAARVAALLNPFLDEASRASPEALVVRSVRLPRFLAAVGTGGLLAVAGAVLQGLLTNPLAEPYTLGIAAGAAFGGALGFFFGSFAVTPLAFAGALASLWLVSAIAARSGGGAAYIVLAGIITNAILSAGVTFLKAIADDRLSAIVLWLMGSLSGASPLAALSVWGAAFILFVPAFIYARQIDAVSLSEGQGALLGIDEKKLRALLLAVSSLATAAAVSFFGIIGFVGLVVPHLMRSLTGPATRPLLIFSFLGGGLLLALADGAAQRLGELPVGVITALIGGPFFCWILMSRRRGA
- a CDS encoding sirohydrochlorin cobaltochelatase codes for the protein MKSFVIALVMLTLVMSGTAFAAAPKDKPDKKGILVVAFGTSMPEAKKAIDNLVDSTKKAFPDTEVRLAYTSNIIRRKIAKEQNLNIPTPTSALAQMNDEGFTHVYVMPMHIIPGEEYDDIAGLVNGFAAVKGKYEFRDLKLGSPYLSSAADCDLMADILIKRFAKDLAKKNTVIVLMGHGTPHHAANAMYSQLQLSLDKKAPGRFALGTVEAAPMIEDVIARLKHDKSVKTLVLSPLMIVAGDHANNDLADKDDPESWYSQLKAAGYKDVRTFLVGLGEDADMARVYVSKIKDMMK
- a CDS encoding histidine phosphatase family protein, producing MRICLIRHALSLANAENVWTGQRDVPLSPRGVAEQRAICARFAYPRAELYFSSPLARCTQSLELIYGREADYLPAALSECSLGVLEGRPYTNLDDDPNYTAWLAAPDRPVEGGESFNGFTERVCAGFEALLSRCRAAGVSTAAGTMHGNVMRALLHRFADRNIPHGEWRIPNGGMYVLDFKTDGSAALWSTAPDFLFAQED
- a CDS encoding pyridoxal phosphate-dependent aminotransferase — encoded protein: MEFRPHGANPEKLYQQFGIPMPERVFDFSTNTNAVAQRGGFSPDLRAALEDYPDDDCAALRAFLSKTTGAAPEDILVTSGSNESIYLIASYEKDRKNLILQPTYGEYLRALENFGAAPCNIFDLRAAKLPQGGSVWLCNPCNPTGSFIPDAELDEIAASHPRTLFIVDEAYRDFIWTEEEPLPYRPHPNVIRLRSLTKTYNLCGARIGYILADASVTERLKKRQPSWSVSGLAQQAALFFLADDALLRRTRDYYAAEMPRLISAVNGAGFATLPTCVNYFLARTDNDEKLIRFLLERALVVRHTRNFPGLEGKFVRIAARTREEDDLLTDALRDYR
- the cbiB gene encoding adenosylcobinamide-phosphate synthase CbiB yields the protein MQILAALLLDALFGDPKWPTHPVVLVGRLITFYEKIFYSPSDGKRRGVIFCAAVLFTVAAAVAAGMIVTGLIGKWAQTAFLIYLLYAAIAFKSLKDESLPVARALAAGDLERARRQVGRIVGRDTERLDAAGVTRAAVETIAESYIDGVVSVLFWMTVGSFFGHAAIFAWLFKAASTMDSMVGYDDERYRDFGWAAAKLDDLLNFIPARLGALIAVGAGALANMDYRRAWRVFLRDRLNHKSPNSAHGESVFAGLLGIRLGGGAFYGGEWEARPTLGDDLREPEPNDILRAHYIMDVSAALCAVLIFATERFV
- a CDS encoding amidohydrolase family protein is translated as MIIDFHTHVFPHKIADAAMTKLQHQCGVPYYAPATAESLVKTMDACGVDKSVVLNIVTKETQHEDVLSFAKEIDSERLISFGSVMPGSEYALEYVWKISDEGLKGMKLHPPLQRIDVDDKRLFPVYDLARALNLVVIFHAGWDATYRDEMRASVEMTINVVNNFPGLKLVAAHMGGLRIARDVFDRLAGKYELYFDTAYAADPWLDKGMFRDIIRRHGAEHILLGSDYPWHLPSMEIDLIKSLDIGEEEKKMILGENAARLLGL